The segment agaagcggaatgaaggctgcgctacaatatttttcggtgacttgtcatcaactcataagctcagcgggtgaataagatctcgtactctatttttgtggctgccgagcaatacattatgcatctatgcgttgctcttttgcaccactgattgcatcaatgtaacgacaaaaccgaactggtcatgtcgagtgcaaataaagcttcaatttccttaattttgtttgtcctgttaaaaatggagtgtggaatgcgcacatgcctgcctactgactggcatacaagctgcccaggtggcacgtcaggttgggccaacgttggaaacatattggcacttcttggcccaatgacggcctaagattaacagcgtggttccaatattggcagtgccattctggttcctggcccaatgttggcctaaggttaacagcgtagtgtcaatattggctgtgccattctgatagagatccaacgttggcccacattacacagtcagtaaacaatattggctgtgccattctgatagagatccaatgttggcccactttacacagtcagtaaacaatattggctgtgccattctgatagagatccaatgttggcccactttacacagtcagtaaacaatattggcactgccgctcaacaaggcgggaattattggaccgactttcgtatggatttgccaatatgggttactagttggatttctttggaggacattggcccgtaataagctaattttcgccttgtcggcttttagtgctctacgacttgctgagatttaacaacgtgttttgaaaactaacgcactgatcacaggcacgctgtgcaggaaccaaaaacatgttctcccatgtcaactccatgaatggtacaccgccattattgcacttctcctttaccgaaatgtgtcccctaaagagaaaagccagtgtaccacgtagcaagcaggggaagtcgcataaatttagccgctgctttattgatcgtgaataagaacttgagcttaacataagaagcaacggtattgcgaatttgcctgcgcattgtattttttgcatgtacactccgcggctttagtgggtcaagattctgaggagaatcgagaattacagtgcctcagagctgatggaaccgttttattgAGTGGGCAAGGTGACAGCAACGCCGCAACCATGCTTAGACGAATTCTGCTCTTTGTGCAGTTTCTCTTCGGGTTCCTTGCTACTGCGGGCCCCCCTCCGGCGGTCCAGGATGCGTCGTCGATTCCGGAACAACGCATACAGGATTCATCTCGCCCGTACCTGGCCTGCCCTGTCTTCTTTGGTGAAGATAGCCTTGGCCCGACCGCCACCGATTTCAACTTATCTCCGTTCGACTACGTGATCACGGACTGTCCAATCCTACTGGTAGCCAACGCTGTGACGTCAGCGCCTGCGACTATAAGAGCAGCACCCTTGGCCgctttcttcagtgggcaaggtgaCAGCAACGCCGCAACCATGCTTAGACGAATTCTGCTCTTTGTGCAGTTTCTCTTCGGGTTCCTTGCTACTGCGGGCCCCCCTCCGGCGGTCCAGGATGCGTCGTCGATTCCGGAACAACGCATACAGGATTCATCTCGCCCGTACCTGGCCTGCCCTGTCTTCTTTGGTGAAGATAGCCTTGGCCCGACCGCCGCCGATTTCAACTTATCTCCGTTCGACTACGTGATCACGGACTGTCCAATCCTACTGGTAGCCAACGCTGTGACGTCAGCGCCTGCGACTATAAGAGCAGCACCCCTGGCTgctttcttcagtgggcaaggtgaCAGCAACGCCGCAACCATGCTTAGACGAATTCTGCTCTTTGTGCAGTTTCTCTTCGGGTTCCTTGCTACTGCGGGCCCCCCTCCGGCGGTCCAGGATGCGTCGTCGATTCCGGAACAACGCATACAGGATTCATCTCGCCCGTACCTGGCCTGCCCTGTCTTCTTTGGTGAAGATAGCCTTGGCCCGACCGCCGCCGATTTCAACTTATCTCCGTTCGACTACGTGATCACGGACTGTCCAATCCTACTGGTAGCCAACGCTGTGACGTCAGCGCCTGCGACTATAAGAGCAGCACCCTTGGCCgctttcttcagtgggcaaggtgaCAGCAACACCGCAACCATGCTTAGACGAATTCTGCTCTTTGTGCAGGTATGTCACTTCAATAATGCTTACTGCATTCGATCCGACGACccctttttgttgctgctgccttgcccacgaTGCTGCAATTCCTGTTTTGCGTACATTTCGAAAGAGCTTGTGCATCTTGTTAATAGCCTTTTGTTGAGTGGTGATATTGAGACGAACCCAGGGCCTACTAGAAGGAACCCTCAAGCCAACACAGAGCTAAACTCTCAATCCGGATGCGCCCCTACCCTTGATAGGTCGCCAGCAGCGGTTGCTGACACTCACAACGTTGGCGATATGTTTGCTCAACTCCTCGCTGGCCAGAACCGAATTGCGCAAGATATTGCTAACCTTAAAACTTCCGTTGACTCCCGTTTCAAGGCCTTTGAAAGCCGTCTAGCTTCACTTGAATCTTCATTCTCGGCCTCTGGCTCTGTGTCTGATGACGTGCAAAATAAAATTCTGGCATTAACAGCCACAGTGAACAGGCTTGTCACGCAGAATGATGAATTGGAAGCATGTCTCAGTCAAAACAACTTCAAGGCTGTTTCTTCACGTCTCGAGGACTTAGACAATCGCATGACCACAGCAGTTAGCACCCCTGCGGTCAGCGACCTGTGCACCAAACTACAGGCAGAGGTGACTTTGCTTTCGACAACTGTGACACGGCTATTTTCGAGGAATGATGAACTAGAAAACAGGTCCCGTCGCAACAATATAATTCTACACGGTCTTGATGAACCGGCTGGCGAAACTCGCGAAACATTATTAGCTAATGTTTCACGGCTATTTTCTGAGACATTAATGATGCAATGTCCGTCCATTGAACGGTGTCACAGGATTGGTCGGCCACGGGAAGGCCACCGGCGCCCCGTAATAATGAAAATCTTGAGTTTCCAGGAAAAGCTTCAGATCTTCAAAAATGCCACTAAACTCATAAATTCCGATCTGCGCTTCACCGATGACCTGTCTTCAAACGTGAGATCTGTTCGCAAAAAGCTCTGGGAGGCCTCTGGTTCATTTCGCGACAAAGGTTTTGTTGTGAAAATGCGCTATGATCATGTCTTTATTAACAAGATTCGCTATCACTGGGATAACTTGTCTAACTCAATGGTGAAAACTTCCAGTAATTCCTTTCGCTCCTCATCTGTGCCTTTAGTTAGCAACGGTGCCGATGCGAGCAGCCATACGGCATCACCGTCATCGCATCTTTGACCAGCTCCCACATCGCTTGATTGCCTTCGTTTACTCAATCTTAATGCACGAAGTATCACCAATAAATTTCCTGCCTTCTTATCTCTTATTCACTCGTACTGTCCTCACGTTGTTGCTATCACGGAAACGTGGCTACACAGTGGGATTTTTGACTCGGAATTCACTCCACCGGACTATATCGCAAttcggacggacagacagaacaGTAAGGGGGGCGGCGTCGCCCTTTTGCTTCGGTCTGATCTCAGGTTTTCCGTTCTTCCAGCTCCTCTAGATACGGAGTCGGCCTGGTGCAAACTTCACTTGGAAAAAACGCATTTTGTAATCGGCGCTTTCTATCGCCCCCCGGGAACAACGGTGGACTCGCTTCAAGCAATCGAAACGTTCATGCACATGCACAACCTAGGTCCTTCCAACTTCATTTgtctgggcgatttcaatgcaccgGGCATTCATTGGCCCTCTCTTTCGACATGCGGTCATGATGGCTCTTTCGATAAAGAACTTTTAAATTTTAGCCTGAATTTGGGGCTTACTCAGATCGTTTGCGAGCCTACGAGACAGAATGCTCTTTTGGACTTGGTCTTTCTTAGCTCGAACCTCACCGCGTATGGTTACACTTGTGAAGTGGTAGAAGGCATTTCTGATCATAAGGCTGTTTTTGTTTCCCTTCCGTGCATTGTTCCTAAACCATCCTTCGTTCTTACTACATTTCGCGATTTCAATCACGCTGACGACACCTCTATTTTAGATACATTGGCTGATGCCTTCGACACCTTTGAAACACTCAGCATATCAAGTGACGTGAATGTTCTCGTGACATATTTTGAAAATATTGTCATGTCATGTATCGAACACTTCATTCCcatcaaaacaaaaaagaaaaatactaaaaTTTTTGGATGAACCGAGATATACTACATCTTTCACGTCGTGTTCGCAGGCTTCGACGCTTGAAGGACTCCCATAACCCCGTACACACTGCTAGGTTAGCTAAGGCGAAGGAGGATCTTTGTACAAAAACCAAATCAGCCAAAGATTTTTTTTATAGCGTGCAGCTACCGCTTCTGTTGAAAAGTAACCCGCGTAAATTCTGGGGATCCATTCTTCCTCGTGACACCTCTTGTACATCCTTATGTGTGAAGAACGAAATGACTAGTGATTCACTATTAATCTCGAACGCCTTCAACGCATACTTTAAGTCCGTTTTTACTTGCGATAATCATATTGTTCCTCCTTTTCCAAACATTCATCCGACTTGCCCCATTAATGATGTCTTGGTTAGCGCAGAAGGTGTCTTAAACCTCATACTAAATCTTGATACAAAGAAAAGTGAAGGGCCTGATGGAATCCCGAATTTGTTTCTCGTTCGGTATGCCTTATGGACTTCACGATACCTCACTCTTATCTTCAATAAATCGCTAACTTCCGGCATAGTACCTTCATCATGGAAGATGGCTAAGGTGCTTCCGTTACATAAGTCAGGTAGTAAGCAGCATCTTTCTAACTACCGGCCAATATCTTTAACACCAtattcatgcaaaatactagagcatataatataaaAACACATCATGGAATTCCTTGAATCAAATAACATTCTCTCTAATGTGCAACATGGATTCAGACGCGGTTTTAGCACCGTAACACAACTTGtcgagttcacgcatgacatagcTTCTAACCTGGATAAGGGATTTCAAATTGACGCTATATtcatagatttttccaaagctttcgataccgtacTTCACTCAAAACTACTGTCCAAACTAAATGCCATTCTTAACAACCCTCAATTAGTGAACTGGATAGACAGTTTTTTGTCTCACCGCACTCAATTCGTAAGCTTTAACTCCATTAATTCTTCGGTGGTGGATGTGTCATCGGGCGTCCCTCAAGGCTCGGTCCTAGGACCTCTACTTTTCttactattgacacgtgtatttatatttatcgggcgaccaggtttcaccgcctaacaaatcttatcgcgcagcgcgggacgcgcttgcatgtatccgaagtttctggaaagttatcgatgcttctatccgcgtgtctgttgtcgccgaaccttgtgttatcagatttcatcgcgtgacatgaatggtgtagaactttgtggaagacacgcgggtcccatcaggtaatctggaacattcgacgactgatctataaaagccgacgcgcttcacccgctggtcagtttttccgacgatcgccgaccgtgttcgccgctatcgttgtgctataagtgtagcctgtttttgtgggcacaggttcgcccaataaaagttagttttctcgttcacagtattgctactgtgttattgcttctttcttcaccgtcactaccacgtgacatctggtggaggtgcttttcgtccatgtacaggacgcccccgacaagccgtgatcccagcccagaccgcgaacagaacaccaacgtaatcccggaccaccgagcaagccgccgtcttcaacagctgcccccggagcacggacttctacctgagaagaccaagaagattgtggccaaggcaaccgcaatggcagccccagcgtcccccatcgtcctgcagcagcccagggaaccaccgacgttccgcggttccacatttgaggacccggaaacctggctggaaacgtatgagagggtcgctacgtttaacaactgggcaagcgacgacaagctacgacatgtctacttcgcattggaggacgccgccaagacgtggttcgagaatcgagaagccactttgacgacgtgggacctcgtccgaagcggcttcctgaaaacatttcaaagcgtcgtgcgaaaagaacgagcccaagctctactggagacaagagcgcagctgccgaatgagacgatcgcgattttcactgaggaaatgagccgtctgttccgccacgccgacccagaaatgtccgaggagaagaaagtacgtctactgatgcgtggcgtaaaggaggaacttttcgccggtatggtaagaagtccaccgaagaccgtcgacgagtttcttcatgaggcgacgagcatcgagaagacactggaattgcggaaccggcaatttgaccgacgcaccaagccaacaagctactccggaattcaatcactggccacggacgatttatgcgagaccatcagggccatcgtgcgcgaagaactgcgcaaggtcttgccatcgtcgcagcctcaagtggcctcgatcgcccacgtcgtgaaagaagaggtgcaccgatcgctaggagttcctgaggtgcaaccacaattaccgcagccccagccagaagcgatgacttacgccgccatcgcacgccgtcaagctccccctccgcaacaacgccaggtccctgtagcgccgcaattccgtcgtccaccgccgccgccgccagcacgcccacccgtcgcccagcgcacctacgcgaggaagacggacatttggcgcgcccccgaccaccgcccgctctgctaccactgcggcgaagccgggcacgtgtaccgccgatgcccataccgcgacctgggattgcgaggcttcgccgtgaacgcacagcgcccgagggaaggtgaacgccctcgtgacatcgccgattacctcgccgctactcagtggagccctcgacgaccgtcccgttcgccgtcaccaggccgctacctgtcgccgcagcaccgaccatacaccggcccagcccggggccgctctgcgagcccatatccggaaaactaaaagcagcaaccgatggaggtgcggttgctgttcgtcgaattaacgaagatcctccgccgccgacgaagacgacgaagaaaccgtctcgacgacctaatgacgacacgccgccgtcccgacgaagtcaggaagccaagactacaccgacgaaagacgacttgacgaagcgacgttccagcttcagttcaacacgacgcagccgtgatccgacgccacgacctaactgcaacgccagacaaagaaccaccgaccttgacgtgcttctcgacggccacgcagtcactgccttagtcgacacaggggccgattactccgtaatgagtggacgcatcgccgcccagttgaagaaggttaagactgcatgggagggcccccaaattcggaccgctggagggcacctcattacgccgactggaatctgcacggcaagaattaccattcatgaccggacttaccctgccaccttcgttatcctgcaacagtgttcacgagacgtcattctcggcatggacttcctgaacaaccacggcgccatcatcgacctgaagtcgcagtcaataacgctgtcggaagatcaagcgataccatcggagcgcccttgtagccaccacgccttgagtgtgctcgaagatcaagtgagcatcccgcctcgctccagcatcgttatttcggtcggcaccgaaacacccgctgacgtagaaggcgtcatcgaaggcgaccaacgtctactactcgaccgtgaaatttgcgtcgcaagggggatcgctcgactgcacggaggaaacacgagagtgttgctgacaaacttcagccaggagttcaagcacatcaacaagggcacgacgatcgcattcatcgaggaaatacaggaaaccagcgatgccttggtcctctcggattctgttgcatctaccccgacgaccgtagttcccgagccagacttcaacataaatccaagtctccccgtgattaagcagcaacagctcagaagtctgcttcgacgatacaaagactgcttttcgacgtcatcaaggattcgacaaacaccagtcgcaaagcatcgcataatcaccgaagagagcgctcgaccactacgccagagcccttaccgagtttcgacgcgagaacgcgaagctataagacaacaagtcgacgaaatgctgcgcgacgacatcatccagccgtcgaaaagcccgtgggcgtctccagttgttttagtgaagaaaaaggacggaaccctacgtttctgcgtcgattatcgtcgactgaacaaaatcacgaagaaagacgtataccccctcccacggatagacgacgcattagatcggctctgcaatgctaaatacttctcgtcgatggacctcaagtctggctactggcaaatagaagtcgacgaaagggatcgcgaaaagaccgccttcatcacgccagacggcctctatgaattcaaggttatgccgtttggactgtgctcggcgcctgcaacgttccagcgcgtgatggacacggttttagcaggattgaagtggcagacctgtcttgtttacttggatgacgtcgtcgtcttcgccggaaatttcgacgatcaccttaagcggcttgcgacagtattagaggccatcaagtcatcagggctcaccctgaagccggaaaagtgtcacttcgcttacgatgagcttctattcctaggccatgtcatcagcaaatctggagtacgccccgacccgcagaagacagctgccatcgcaaagttcccgcagccaatcgacaagaaggcagtgcgcagattccttggcatgtgtgcctactataggcgctttgtcaaggacttttcacgcatcgctgagccgctgacgcagctatataaatgcgacgtcgagttcaagtgggaaacgccgcaggccgaggcatttcaagaactcaaacgacgcatgcagtcgccgcccgtacttgcgcacttcgacgatcacgccgataccgaaatccacactgacgccagtagcctatgcctcggcgccgtcctggtccagagaaaagatggacatgaacacgtgatagcttacgctagccggtcgttgtcaaaagcggaaggcaattattctacaaccgaaaaggaatgcctcgccatcgtttgggctacagcgaaatttcgcccttacctatatggcaggccattcaaagtcgtcagcgaccatcacgccttgtgttggctagcgaatttaaaggatccctcaggacggctggcacggtggagcctcagactacaagaatacgacatcaccgtaacatacaagtccggacgaaaacactcagacgccgattgcctatcccgcgcccccattgacccgccgccgcaagatgacgaggatgacgacgccttccttggaataataagcgcggaagacttcgccgaacaacaacgagcggacccggaacttaaaggcctcgtcgattatttggaagggcacaccgacgttgtccccagggcatttaagcgcggattatcttccttcacgcttcaagacagtctactcgtgaagaagaacttctcgccagtccgcgccaattaccttcttgttgtcccgtcaggacttcgtccagaagtattgcatgccctacatgacgatccgaccgctggacacctcggattttccggACACTATCacggatacaagaaaagtattattggccgcgcctgaccaccgacgtcgcccgttatgtcagaacatgccgagactgtcagcgacgcaagacaccgccgacaaggccagccggattactacagccaatcgagcctccttgccgaccattccagcagatcgggatggacttgctgggaccctttccgacgtcaataaccggaaataagtggatcgtcgtggcgacggactacctcacccgcttcgctgaaacaaaagcactgccgaaaggtagcgcagccgaagtggcgaaattctttatcgaaaacatcctgctgcgacatggcgccccagaagtcctcatcaccgaccgaggaacggcctttacagcggagctcacccaggccattctgaaatacagtcagacaaggcacaggaggacaacggcttaccacccgcagacgaatggtcttacggagcggctgaataagaccctcgccgacatgctagcgatgtacgtcgacgtcgaacacaagacctgggatgccgtcctgccgtacgtaacattcgcttataacacggcggtgcaagaaacaacacagatcacgccgttcaagttggtttacggcaggaacccgacgacgacgctcgacgccatgctgccgcacgtaaaggacgaagagaatcttgacgtcgctacctatctccagcgcgccgaagaagcccgacagctcgcccgcctgcgaatcaagaaccagcagaggaccgacagccgacactacaatctccgacgacgcttcgtcgagtaccagcccggcgaccgtgtttgggtatggacccctatacgccgacgaggactgagcgagaagcttttgcttcgctattttggaccgtacaagatcatccgacgtattggtgcactggactacgaggtcgtgccagacggcatttcgctgtcacagcggcgccgctcacgacctgaaattgtccacgttgtgcggctcaagccgtaccaccagcgttgacgaactttgggacttcgcgtaactgacctttggactttatttcttttcgttgttttgttacttatgtttaataagtgtccctttgtgtttcgctctctttgtagcatcgggacgatgctttttaagaggggggtattgacacgtgtatttatatttatcgggcgaccaggtttcaccgcctaacaaatcttatcgcgcagcgcgggacgcgcttgcatgtatccgaagtttctggaaagttatcgatgcttctatccgcgtgtctgttgtcgccgaaccttgtgttatcagatttcatcgcgtgacatgaatggtgtagaactttgtggaagacacgcgggtcccatcaggtaatctggaacattcgacgactgatctataaaagccgacgcgcttgacccgctggtcagtttttccgacgatcgccgaccgtgttcgccgctatcgttgtgctataagtgtagcctgtttttgtgggcacaggttcgcccaataaaagttagttttctcgttcacagtattgctactgtgttattgcttctttcttcaccgtcactaccacgtgacactatttattaatgatttgccacACGAGATATCATCTAAAATtcgaatgtatgcagatgactgcgtattgTATGACATCATCTCATCTCCCTCTGAGCATGTTCGCCTTAGTGAATCATTCCTCAGATTTGCTAAAtggtgtgaaacatggcaaatgaatattaactTCCGTAAGACTGTCGTTATGTCCTTCTCTAATAAAGCTAACCCGTTCCTTTTCAGCTACGGATTTAATGATAATTTAATTCAACGGGtttctgaatataaatatcttggtctcACGCTCACCACTAACCTGTCCTGGTCAAAGCACATTGATTCCATTACgactaaagctctacaaaaactCGGTTATTTACGTCGTACTCTGTCTAATTCTCCGCGCGACACTAAATTACTGTTATATAAAACTATTGTTCGCCCTATACTTGAGTATGGTAGTATCGTTTGGAATCCCTACAAGCAGTACGAAATAGACAGAGTTGAGGCCATACAAAGGAAAGCGATCAGATTTGTCTACCGACGTTATGACCACCAGTTCTCGCCATCGTCAGTCATGTCTTCACTCAACCTGACATCTCTCGCCGAACAGCGACACGTTCATTCCCTAAAATTTTTTCATGGCATTATTCACTCATCTTGTCGCCTCTCCAGTAATGAAtatatcacctttgcaaaaatctcttctagtaggagacatcacgcgcttaacattacaccattttttgcacgcactaatacttttaagtatagctttttccctaaaacaattgaagcctggcattcgctaccaggaaccaactgttctctcccattaaatgaattcttgtctgtactccctcaacactgcgcctaaactttcttttttgcctattgtatttctttcatgtattgtattatccactcctgctatagccccagcaggggctgcagtatgtgtaaataaataaataaatattgcatcgagaatgagcgcatatgcattagtgaaactattgtttgtttgtttagcatgcatggcatgttgcggcgacatcatgctcctattctaatatatttgtttgttcgtgcatgtgtagtaagctccttgtatgaatgcccctgacagaaaaaaaattaattgcacgttttggcatttgcgtgtcaacaacctcttgcattgcctttagtaggcacggcgcattccggatttttttttttttcggcctagctttccgtccgcaagccccccattgcctctcccccacgcacccaggtgagcctggtcaatgctatcagtcaagcgttcagacagccataagctgctgtgtagaattgggtgctctcggaaggatgggggaatgccgcggggtcactattgtcctccttgtcgccctccatcgctgccaccccaaaacccggtcgggctaggttcagcgggggaaagtggcgtttacgccgcattcttcgttcaccctttcctttcgctctttccttctatgcgtcgctagcacgccgactgggtgcaacaccgcctgagtgcttgccgtccgttcttgccagcgcactcgtctggtgaaaaatgctcgcttgcgctcgtcattcctactgagacgcctacatattgaaatacgcagcaatatggccacgagtttttgtgagtgttagaattaatataggcgaaacaacaattagaaaaaaagtcggcgctcctggccaccgtcttcgatgtgggatgaactcggatacaaagaagcatggatcatacaatggtgagtgcatttgttttgcgcatgttataagttttatcagaagcaatatcacccaagctatatcacccaagcaatatcacgcggtatatatactactgaaacaggcctggctaatgtagagtgcct is part of the Dermacentor albipictus isolate Rhodes 1998 colony unplaced genomic scaffold, USDA_Dalb.pri_finalv2 scaffold_96, whole genome shotgun sequence genome and harbors:
- the LOC139053357 gene encoding uncharacterized protein yields the protein MLRRILLFVQFLFGFLATAGPPPAVQDASSIPEQRIQDSSRPYLACPVFFGEDSLGPTATDFNLSPFDYVITDCPILLVANAVTSAPATIRAAPLAAFFSGQGDSNAATMLRRILLFVQFLFGFLATAGPPPAVQDASSIPEQRIQDSSRPYLACPVFFGEDSLGPTAADFNLSPFDYVITDCPILLFLFGFLATAGPPPAVQDASSIPEQRIQDSSRPYLACPVFFGEDSLGPTAADFNLSPFDYVITDCPILLVANAVTSAPATIRAAPLAAFFSGQGDSNTATMLRRILLFVQVCHFNNAYCIRSDDPFLLLLPCPRCCNSCFAYISKELVHLVNSLLLSGDIETNPGPTRRNPQANTELNSQSGCAPTLDRSPAAVADTHNVGDMFAQLLAGQNRIAQDIANLKTSVDSRFKAFESRLASLESSFSASGSVSDDVQNKILALTATVNRLVTQNDELEACLSQNNFKAVSSRLEDLDNRMTTAVSTPAVSDLCTKLQAEASTLEGLP